Proteins found in one Ptychodera flava strain L36383 chromosome 3, AS_Pfla_20210202, whole genome shotgun sequence genomic segment:
- the LOC139129215 gene encoding tyrosine kinase receptor Cad96Ca-like, whose translation MTQELPLYAHVHSASDGDKGRLTVELNILQRIEPHRNIVLLLGCCTEKEPIYVITEFMGQGNLLKYLRDYRREKSSDYANSARLKWDLKSKDIISFGRQIATGMQYLASKSFVHGELTAKTVLLSKDRRTCKLSNIGLRGDEDIEAIRIKEVFRHDEVLVKTQN comes from the exons ATGACTCAGGAACTCCCTCTTTACGCGCATGTGC ATAGTGCTTCAGATGGTGATAAAGGGAGACTGACGGTAGAATTGAATATACTACAGCGTATTGAACCACACAGGAATATAGTACTTCTCCTCGGTTGCTGTACGGAGAAAG AACCAATCTACGTCATCACGGAGTTCATGGGTCAAGGGAACCTCTTAAAGTATCTGCGAGATTATCGGAGAGAAAAGTCGAGTGACTACGCGAACTCAGCTCGACTGAAGTGGGATCTCAAGAGTAAGGATATCATCTCTTTTGGAAGGCAAATCGCCACAGGGATGCAGTACCTAGCCTCCAAGTCG TTTGTGCACGGAGAACTCACTGCAAAAACTGTTCTTCTATCGAAAGACCGGCGAACTTGTAAGTTATCAAATATTGGTCTCAGAGGTGATGAGGACATTGAAGCGATCAGAATAAAAGAG GTATTCCGTCATGACGAGGTGCTGgtcaaaacacaaaactga